The genomic region ggacccatctataccccatcgcactaattctgtccccaatatcccttacggatgctagagaaataacacAAATCATTCCAGCTCAGCCCTTTAACAAAAACATGTGAGAAATTAGATTTATTTGTAAGATAAATAACTTTCCATCTGCATATATACAAATTTTAACTAGTGTTAATAAAGTATAGTTTTATCAAGATTCGATTACTGTCATGCTACACATTCTCATGTGTGTGAAGTTTCTGATGTCTAACAACAGATGATTTATCGCTAAAAcaattcccacactcagaacatggaaatggcctctcacctgtgtgacttctctgatgtttaacaagacgtgACTTGTGtgtaaaacgtttcccacactcagaacatggaaatggcttgtcacctgtgtgacttctctgatgtgtaacaagatttgatttattggtaaaacatttcccacactgtgaacatggaaatggcttctcacctatatGTATTCTCTCATGTAGGCATAgaagtgatttccgtgtaaaacatttcccacactcagaacatggaaatggattgtcacctgtgtgacttctctgatgtttaacaagacatgacttgtgtgtaaaacatttcccacactcagaacattgaaatggcttgtcacctgtgtgacttctctgatgtgtaacaagatttgattttttggtaaaacatttcccacactgtgaacatggaaatggcttctcacctgtatgtattctctcaTGTAGACATAGaagtgatttccatgtaaaacatttcccacactcagaacatggaaatggcttgtcacctgtgtgacttctctgatgtgtaacaagatttgatttatcagcaaaacatttcccacactcagaacatggaaatggtttctcacctgtgtgacttctctgatgtttaacaagacgtgagttgtgtgtaaaacatttcccacactcagaacatggaaatggcttctcacctgtgtgacttctctgatgtgcaacaagatatgacttgtgtgtaaaacttttcccacactcagaacatggaaatggcttctcacctgtgtgacttctctgatgtgcaacaagatgtgacttgtgtgtaaaacttttcccacactcagaacatggaaatggcttgtcacctgtgtgacttctctgatgtgtaacaagatttgatttatcggtaaaacttttcccacactcagaacatggaaatggtttctcacctgtgtgacttctctgatgtgtaacaagacgtgagttgtgtgtaaaacatttcccacactcagaacatggaaatggtttctcacctcccTTAGCTGGATGATTGGTTATAAGCTGTGCGGTCTGTGTAAAACATCtgtcatctatagaacagggaaatattttatctactgtcagagctgtagaaGATGACCCAATATCAGTGTTATCAGAACATTCCCTTTGATTAGAGGGACCACATGACACAAGCACATTTTGAGGTACAGGAGGTACGAGTAGAGCAGTAGGGGTTTCTCCAGGAGAATCTTGTGTGATGTCATCATCTTCTGTTTTACAACCTGAAGATGAAATTAGATTTTCTTCAGAGATATTCCTTCTGTTACATTCATCTGTTGGGAATAAGTGTACAGAAAATTGAATGTCTCTCCATAATAAGGTACAATTTATAATATTCCCCAGTGGAGTGCTACTGGGTTCAGATATGGCAAATGAGGGGTCCAATTTCTGATGTCAGACTCAGAGGAATGCTCCTCCAGCCATAATATGGTGGCTCCAGACCTGTAGGGTGATGCATTGTCTTCCTAAAAGAGCCTGCTCCCATCTAAGTGACTGCAGAATGTACCTACTATCAAGCCTCATTCAGAGGCTCTTACATTGCGATATTCTGCCATCTTCACCAGAAATTATACGCCAATAGATCACAAAGATATCTCCCTAGATATAGTACTTCCACTGCGGAAGATAGAAATGTAATGCAAGGTGTGGTGACATGTACTGGGAATGGAAGCTGGTACTCCCTTTTTCTGGCAAATGAACAGGCTGCAGTCAGGGTCACAttccctctggatttctattacagCACACAAACCCACAGGTGCGCCACATGTGTGTATTCTGGTTCTCCCTGCCTCTTGCGGATAAGAATGTGGCTTCATAGCCCCCACTGGCCTCCAGGCACCCTGGGCTCTAACAGCAGTCTCCACCTGGACTGTCTGTCCACCCTTTTTCTTCTCTGTGTGGGCAGATCCCTTCAGCCCCACACTGAATCAGAAGCTCATCAACACCATCTTTGCTGATACTGCCGCACAATTTACAGTGGCAGAGGAAAGAATTGCCttataacagtggttcccaaactttcttgaatcatggcaccctagtgctggaccaccaacctgaagcACCTCTGGAAGTGCCTCACGGCACCAAGTTTGGGAACTACTAacttaaaatataatatataaatctaaaaataactaaactggtatccggtctttaggtcgtcagtcactagtttgaccactgaaggtcaacagtaagtaggtcgacactgaccgAAAGTTGACATGTCTAGGTCAATATATATGGAAGGtcgacacagggccggcgctaccattaggcagctttaggcagctgcctatgggcgctggccactggagggcggcatgctccaattaaacatattaaaaaaaaaatatatatatatatatattttgataagtaagcccagaccaggggcggccgcggcgagga from Pseudophryne corroboree isolate aPseCor3 chromosome 3 unlocalized genomic scaffold, aPseCor3.hap2 SUPER_3_unloc_62, whole genome shotgun sequence harbors:
- the LOC134984552 gene encoding oocyte zinc finger protein XlCOF6-like, with protein sequence MMETDSSHKTERIINITLEIIYLLTGEAYTVVRKTSAECKAPSSHPFVSGGLSRTQNPIMVPPPHSLIYERHNDQKILELTNKIIQLLTGEEREYIEEHRGLYKDVMMENHRPLTSLDGPSNRDTPERCPRPLYSQDCTEENHRTPQEDQGEDGSNMNAGDIEGEEETYVTDMKAEDIEGEEETYVTDMKAEDIKEEEETYVTDIKAEDIEGEEETYVTDIKAEDIEGEEETYVTDMKAEDIEGEEETYVTDMKAEDIEGEKETYVRGDQQCKEEEIPTDISTDECNRRNISEENLISSSGCKTEDDDITQDSPGETPTALLVPPVPQNVLVSCGPSNQRECSDNTDIGSSSTALTVDKIFPCSIDDRCFTQTAQLITNHPAKGGEKPFPCSECGKCFTHNSRLVTHQRSHTGEKPFPCSECGKSFTDKSNLVTHQRSHTGDKPFPCSECGKSFTHKSHLVAHQRSHTGEKPFPCSECGKSFTHKSYLVAHQRSHTGEKPFPCSECGKCFTHNSRLVKHQRSHTGEKPFPCSECGKCFADKSNLVTHQRSHTGDKPFPCSECGKCFTWKSLLCLHERIHTGEKPFPCSQCGKCFTKKSNLVTHQRSHTGDKPFQCSECGKCFTHKSCLVKHQRSHTGDNPFPCSECGKCFTRKSLLCLHERIHIGEKPFPCSQCGKCFTNKSNLVTHQRSHTGDKPFPCSECGKRFTHKSRLVKHQRSHTGERPFPCSECGNCFSDKSSVVRHQKLHTHENV